Proteins encoded in a region of the Pseudothermotoga elfii DSM 9442 = NBRC 107921 genome:
- a CDS encoding cyclase family protein, which yields MPYQLIDLSETIFPNSESEPWPAKITYLDHRTGAQEMREKFGVIPKDLVYSQGLGWSYEFIEAMTHTGTHLDAPWHFHPISEGKIAKTVDEIPLEWCFSNGVVLDMRHKNPGEYITIEDLNLSLEKINYEIKPLDIVLIMTGADKRMGTKEYFLQPGMSREATLWLIGKGVKVMGIDAYTWDRPFSEMSKDYSQKKDGSFIWPAHFAGIEKEYCHIEKLANLDKIPRPYGFKVSVFPIKIHKASAGWVRAVAIIENI from the coding sequence ATGCCGTATCAATTAATTGATTTAAGTGAGACAATATTTCCTAACTCTGAATCTGAACCCTGGCCAGCAAAGATAACATATCTTGATCACCGCACAGGTGCCCAAGAAATGAGAGAAAAGTTTGGTGTTATTCCAAAAGATCTTGTTTATTCTCAAGGATTGGGGTGGTCGTATGAGTTTATCGAGGCGATGACTCACACTGGTACTCACTTGGATGCACCGTGGCATTTTCATCCAATTTCTGAAGGAAAAATAGCAAAAACAGTAGATGAGATTCCTCTTGAATGGTGTTTTTCAAATGGAGTAGTTCTCGATATGCGCCATAAAAATCCGGGTGAGTATATTACAATTGAAGATTTAAATCTATCGCTTGAAAAGATCAACTATGAAATCAAACCCCTTGATATTGTACTAATAATGACAGGTGCTGATAAAAGAATGGGGACAAAGGAGTATTTCCTTCAACCAGGTATGAGCAGAGAGGCGACGCTATGGTTAATAGGTAAAGGTGTTAAGGTGATGGGAATTGATGCTTATACATGGGACAGACCATTCTCTGAAATGTCCAAAGATTATTCTCAAAAAAAAGATGGCTCCTTTATATGGCCGGCCCATTTTGCTGGTATTGAAAAAGAGTACTGTCACATTGAGAAACTGGCAAATTTAGATAAAATACCAAGACCATACGGTTTTAAAGTATCTGTTTTTCCAATAAAAATACATAAAGCAAGTGCAGGTTGGGTACGTGCTGTTGCGATAATCGAGAATATTTAA
- a CDS encoding tetratricopeptide repeat-containing glycosyltransferase family 2 protein, which translates to MLGLSCLLSVAMIVKDEESNIRRALDSVKDIADEIVVVDTGSVDNTPDIVRKYTDKLYFHPWKDDFSEARNNSLKYVTCEWVLILDADEEISEDFRKQIRDFLKNLPEDVNTVYLPTLSYLDWDFKRTEIASTPRLFRNGTVHYENIVHNQAIYKPKVVNANFLIYHYGYIWTRRLRKQKYERTANLIKKYLQQCKNDQEKLYYLIQLYKIEKTGGKPYQIAETGWQTFQLMKKLTSIPAIGLEFLYVFSIDLANAGLNDLAVQLAQTAIKVVPDYPDPYFSLVNIYAKEQKWEKVIEYYERFKKAVEYASENIEKFGWTIMSFKDIPVADATAMIAYVATENYEKFNEIARDRFAKNEDIPEKMLQFLVEKISEKGIRECLSGLTNLVEFIRKKQLKINMQPIYEKIVEFKLPVKIENVYAKEITPFSYALLKRLSEGRDLLLEFLSSGNLKKLVDDNGVGGLLFVYSMLESDEEKKKFVENFVDNEDYVVQGVAKALLADQFLKEAKFLEAIRLYRNVVQLVPELSKFVKPIVEDLKTKLDPDINGVYEELYNFYVKQKEFLIDFQKYAGDNTSKLHLLSDKDVALYVSAVYTKNEDKAIKLLKRIKNPSRFPMYYYRLAKIYSKVDLEKSLMYHIKAVEENEKLADINSGRFLYTGLYPSITLDWFGKNDEILWAGNISERFTTFGVIHPVRAWMKAKNGLIYSRPYPVDESIKAYESFEKEFYKELPLRVGAFELHEVLLNLDWKSVRRAEDMKNFEYIFMDLGIELSDNSENAVILEGVEKTVELKKLLRGAKRAVVFYHVPNLCEGDDTIWYYPAFRILRTTAQMKKELSSIGYKILTNMIFPNGLRCVVIEQSKK; encoded by the coding sequence GTGCTTGGCTTGAGTTGCCTGCTGTCTGTTGCCATGATTGTAAAGGATGAAGAGAGCAATATTCGTAGAGCTCTGGACAGTGTGAAAGATATTGCCGATGAAATAGTTGTAGTTGATACAGGCTCTGTTGATAATACACCAGACATAGTACGAAAATACACCGATAAACTGTATTTTCATCCATGGAAGGACGATTTTTCGGAGGCAAGAAATAATTCCTTGAAATATGTTACATGTGAATGGGTTTTAATTTTGGATGCAGATGAAGAGATTTCAGAGGATTTCAGAAAACAAATAAGAGATTTTCTTAAAAATCTTCCAGAAGATGTTAACACAGTTTATCTTCCAACTTTGAGTTACCTCGATTGGGATTTCAAGCGAACTGAAATTGCTTCAACCCCGAGATTGTTCAGAAATGGCACTGTACATTACGAAAATATTGTGCACAATCAAGCAATTTATAAACCAAAAGTTGTAAATGCAAATTTTTTGATATATCACTATGGTTACATATGGACAAGAAGACTGAGAAAGCAAAAATATGAGCGTACAGCAAATTTGATAAAAAAATATCTTCAGCAATGCAAAAATGACCAGGAAAAGCTTTATTATTTGATACAGCTTTATAAGATAGAAAAAACTGGTGGAAAACCATATCAGATAGCAGAAACAGGCTGGCAAACATTTCAACTGATGAAGAAACTTACTTCAATACCAGCAATTGGCCTGGAATTTTTGTACGTTTTTTCGATTGATTTAGCAAACGCTGGCCTAAATGACCTTGCCGTTCAGCTTGCTCAAACTGCGATAAAAGTTGTCCCAGATTATCCTGACCCTTACTTCTCGCTCGTTAATATCTACGCTAAGGAACAAAAATGGGAAAAGGTGATTGAATATTATGAGCGATTTAAAAAAGCTGTTGAGTACGCGTCTGAAAATATAGAGAAATTTGGCTGGACAATTATGTCTTTTAAGGATATCCCGGTGGCTGATGCCACTGCTATGATAGCCTATGTTGCAACTGAAAATTACGAGAAATTCAATGAAATTGCCAGAGATAGATTTGCGAAAAATGAAGACATCCCAGAAAAAATGTTGCAGTTCCTTGTTGAAAAAATATCTGAGAAAGGCATCAGAGAATGTCTAAGCGGTTTGACCAATTTGGTAGAATTTATCAGGAAAAAACAACTTAAAATCAATATGCAGCCAATTTATGAAAAAATTGTTGAGTTCAAATTACCTGTAAAAATAGAAAATGTTTACGCCAAAGAAATTACTCCATTTAGCTATGCTTTGCTGAAAAGATTGAGTGAAGGACGGGATTTATTACTCGAATTTTTGAGCAGCGGAAACCTGAAAAAACTGGTTGATGATAATGGTGTCGGTGGTTTACTGTTTGTTTATTCAATGCTTGAGAGCGATGAAGAGAAGAAAAAATTTGTTGAAAATTTTGTGGATAATGAAGATTACGTCGTTCAAGGTGTTGCAAAAGCACTTCTGGCAGATCAGTTTTTAAAAGAAGCTAAGTTTCTGGAGGCAATCAGATTATACAGAAATGTTGTACAGCTTGTTCCGGAATTGTCAAAATTTGTCAAGCCCATTGTTGAAGATCTCAAAACGAAACTTGATCCAGATATAAACGGTGTTTATGAAGAACTGTATAATTTCTACGTAAAGCAAAAAGAATTTTTGATAGATTTTCAAAAATATGCTGGCGACAATACAAGCAAATTGCATTTACTTTCAGACAAAGACGTAGCATTATATGTTTCTGCCGTTTATACTAAAAATGAAGATAAAGCAATAAAACTTTTAAAAAGAATTAAAAATCCGTCCAGATTTCCCATGTATTATTATAGACTCGCAAAAATATATTCGAAAGTGGATTTGGAAAAATCTCTTATGTACCACATAAAAGCGGTTGAAGAGAATGAAAAGCTTGCTGACATAAATTCAGGACGCTTCTTATATACTGGATTGTATCCAAGCATTACACTGGACTGGTTTGGCAAAAACGATGAGATATTGTGGGCTGGAAATATTTCCGAAAGATTTACTACTTTTGGTGTAATCCATCCGGTTCGAGCATGGATGAAAGCTAAAAATGGCTTGATTTATTCAAGGCCCTATCCAGTTGACGAATCAATAAAGGCATATGAGAGTTTCGAAAAAGAGTTTTACAAGGAGCTACCTTTACGAGTTGGGGCATTTGAATTGCATGAGGTTTTATTAAACCTCGACTGGAAAAGTGTTAGAAGAGCTGAAGACATGAAAAATTTCGAGTATATTTTTATGGATCTTGGCATAGAATTGAGTGACAATTCTGAAAATGCAGTAATACTGGAAGGTGTTGAAAAAACGGTTGAATTGAAAAAATTACTTCGGGGGGCAAAAAGGGCTGTGGTGTTTTATCATGTGCCAAATCTATGTGAGGGGGACGATACAATCTGGTACTATCCAGCGTTCAGAATACTCAGGACAACAGCTCAAATGAAGAAAGAGCTTTCTTCTATAGGCTATAAAATTCTGACAAATATGATTTTCCCAAATGGTTTAAGATGCGTGGTAATTGAGCAATCGAAAAAGTAG
- a CDS encoding LeuA family protein yields the protein MPFEKLEGCEPFILNDSWVSPLNFIEEVRSKMNLPEQVIIHDVTLRDGEQMAGVVFTEDEKVFIAQELDKIGVPMIEVGFPAVSGEDQRVFKRLSKMNLKAKKIALARIMDEDVKLAAECGADGLFYETSINPYFVKYVLGLDSKEFIDRIIKGAKLAKELGLFVEFCGWDTFRINNLEWIKTVYTELLKNVEVDQIGISDTFGQAHPFTVNFLVRKMKEWFPSIPLSIHVHNDYGLATATALMAIASGAEAVETSFNCLGERTGNASTEEVIAGIEMILGIKTNVDCQELYRVSKMIQEVSKMHVAPNKPIVGDRIFDSESGIVIDANEKINRATEIKYAMYPYNPENFGRWLKYVGGKKSGRAFVKQYLDKRGLKANEAQVDEILVRIKKIGTVLKSALSDEDIDRIVELVLG from the coding sequence GTGCCGTTTGAAAAATTAGAAGGATGCGAGCCGTTTATTTTAAACGACAGCTGGGTGTCACCACTGAACTTTATCGAGGAAGTTCGCTCAAAAATGAATCTGCCCGAGCAGGTCATAATTCATGATGTCACGCTGAGAGATGGAGAGCAAATGGCGGGTGTTGTGTTCACTGAAGATGAAAAGGTGTTCATAGCCCAAGAACTTGATAAGATTGGTGTTCCAATGATAGAAGTTGGGTTTCCAGCTGTATCTGGTGAAGATCAAAGAGTTTTTAAAAGACTGTCAAAGATGAACCTCAAAGCAAAAAAAATAGCCCTTGCAAGAATCATGGATGAAGATGTAAAGCTTGCTGCTGAATGTGGTGCAGATGGTTTGTTCTACGAAACAAGCATTAATCCATATTTTGTGAAATATGTCTTGGGACTTGATTCAAAAGAATTCATTGACAGAATAATCAAAGGCGCAAAACTGGCCAAGGAATTGGGATTATTCGTCGAATTCTGTGGATGGGATACTTTTAGAATCAACAATCTTGAATGGATCAAAACAGTTTACACAGAACTTTTAAAAAATGTAGAAGTTGATCAAATAGGTATATCCGACACATTTGGCCAGGCACATCCATTCACAGTGAATTTCCTGGTGAGAAAGATGAAAGAATGGTTTCCCTCTATTCCGTTATCCATCCATGTACACAACGATTATGGGCTGGCTACAGCTACAGCGCTCATGGCTATTGCATCTGGCGCAGAAGCTGTTGAGACATCTTTTAATTGTCTTGGTGAACGTACGGGAAATGCCTCGACGGAGGAAGTAATAGCAGGTATTGAAATGATACTTGGAATAAAAACTAATGTGGATTGTCAGGAACTTTACAGAGTCTCAAAAATGATACAGGAAGTATCCAAAATGCACGTTGCTCCAAATAAACCGATAGTTGGTGATCGGATTTTTGACAGCGAATCAGGTATTGTGATTGATGCAAACGAAAAAATTAATAGAGCAACAGAAATAAAATATGCTATGTATCCTTACAATCCTGAGAACTTTGGTCGCTGGCTTAAGTACGTTGGAGGAAAAAAGAGCGGTCGCGCTTTTGTCAAGCAATATTTGGATAAAAGAGGTTTGAAAGCTAATGAAGCTCAGGTTGACGAGATACTTGTTCGAATAAAAAAAATAGGGACTGTTTTAAAAAGTGCTCTTTCAGACGAGGATATAGACAGAATCGTAGAACTTGTACTTGGTTGA
- a CDS encoding sodium:solute symporter family transporter produces the protein MGTVGIFTTFFAIFGFIMVFVGWVTRKWIGRSTDYLVAGRQINLLVNTLGVAAIGYAGTTLTLAPAFTIMGGLTKSIFMLGVAYSLTGIISYALLIAPVARRTGAHTLPEWLEIRYDRRVRFIITLVTVVAMLGITANNVLSMATIITGFTGWSIPVTILITFLIFLFFTVLGGMWAVTLTDFIQGVLCTFAIPVLVIFLLVRYGGLSFLTHNWPGGNVWTSGIAGKSFPWFSTFYPSVFVAFFLYGMALVWGSNSYWIRVSSVRSERVAKFSYLLAALILFSANGFMYPLLGAYVGAAHPEMFAPQGSAAPAAAFGIFLRDTPSVLAAYFLLTTLAASVSTSTTYYMAGSSVIVRDIYQRFVKPNAKPEDLVKPSMIVNTLFGIAALLLCFFPGGPVYLFAFATAWLAPTAVIVILGLYSKKFSTTGAFVGGLTGLIFMSVWTLLDLTKIYPLTSKFGHMVIPGLIVSVVAALIANLFGKSKYDFTVKKRTQLSDKEIEVLDIIRRGYNTMAEITDLLDIDSSKSSELVLSLEKAGAVKRASNRGSGFYTFILTDFAQNLPTRIKSEEIYGDLDIVGLNILKHVKSGSQVLADELSKTTGLNSMALSTVINSLIRRGYLSEGGIWRRIIKITQKGLEAVQRFEKGDGESAV, from the coding sequence ATGGGTACGGTGGGCATATTTACGACTTTTTTCGCTATTTTTGGTTTTATAATGGTTTTTGTTGGATGGGTAACGAGAAAGTGGATTGGAAGGAGCACAGATTATCTTGTTGCAGGAAGACAAATAAATTTGCTCGTAAATACTTTAGGGGTTGCCGCGATAGGTTATGCTGGAACAACTTTAACTCTGGCTCCTGCCTTCACTATAATGGGTGGGCTCACTAAAAGTATTTTCATGCTTGGGGTTGCTTATTCTTTAACAGGTATTATTTCCTATGCTCTTTTGATAGCACCAGTTGCAAGAAGAACAGGTGCACACACTTTACCAGAATGGTTAGAGATAAGATATGACAGAAGAGTTAGGTTTATAATAACTCTTGTTACTGTTGTAGCAATGCTCGGGATTACTGCCAACAATGTTCTTTCTATGGCCACTATAATCACAGGATTTACTGGTTGGTCCATACCAGTAACTATTCTAATAACTTTCCTTATTTTCTTGTTTTTCACAGTTCTTGGTGGCATGTGGGCTGTTACTTTGACAGATTTTATTCAAGGAGTCCTCTGTACATTTGCAATACCGGTTCTGGTAATATTTCTTCTTGTGAGATATGGAGGATTATCCTTCCTGACACATAATTGGCCTGGCGGAAATGTATGGACTTCAGGAATAGCAGGAAAAAGTTTTCCCTGGTTTTCGACTTTCTATCCAAGCGTTTTTGTTGCGTTTTTCTTATATGGAATGGCGTTGGTGTGGGGATCTAATAGTTACTGGATCAGAGTTAGCTCTGTTCGAAGCGAAAGAGTAGCGAAGTTTTCTTATCTGCTGGCGGCTTTAATACTTTTTTCAGCAAATGGTTTTATGTATCCATTACTTGGAGCTTACGTTGGGGCAGCTCATCCAGAAATGTTTGCACCACAGGGATCTGCTGCACCAGCGGCCGCATTTGGAATATTCTTACGGGATACTCCATCTGTGCTGGCTGCTTATTTTCTTTTAACAACATTAGCTGCCTCTGTTTCAACTTCAACAACTTATTACATGGCTGGAAGTTCTGTTATAGTAAGAGACATTTATCAGAGATTTGTAAAACCAAATGCGAAACCTGAGGATCTTGTAAAGCCTTCTATGATTGTTAACACATTATTTGGCATTGCTGCTTTGTTACTTTGTTTCTTTCCGGGCGGCCCTGTGTACTTATTTGCTTTTGCAACAGCCTGGCTCGCTCCAACAGCAGTTATAGTAATTTTGGGTCTTTATAGTAAGAAATTTTCTACAACAGGAGCGTTTGTTGGAGGATTGACTGGGTTGATATTCATGTCTGTATGGACATTACTTGATTTAACAAAAATTTATCCATTAACCAGCAAATTTGGTCACATGGTTATACCTGGGCTCATTGTTTCGGTAGTAGCAGCTCTTATTGCCAATTTATTTGGAAAATCAAAATACGACTTCACGGTCAAAAAAAGAACACAACTCAGTGATAAAGAAATAGAAGTGCTCGATATAATCCGCAGAGGATACAACACGATGGCAGAAATAACAGATTTACTGGACATAGATTCTTCAAAGAGCAGTGAATTAGTTCTTTCGTTGGAAAAAGCAGGAGCAGTCAAAAGAGCTTCCAATAGAGGTTCTGGCTTTTACACATTTATTTTAACTGATTTTGCCCAAAATCTGCCAACAAGAATTAAATCAGAAGAGATTTATGGTGATCTGGACATAGTGGGATTAAATATTCTCAAACATGTAAAAAGTGGTTCGCAAGTGTTAGCGGACGAACTTTCAAAAACAACAGGGTTGAATTCAATGGCCTTATCAACGGTTATTAATTCGCTTATAAGGCGTGGTTACTTGAGTGAAGGTGGTATATGGAGAAGAATTATTAAAATAACACAAAAAGGCTTGGAAGCAGTTCAAAGATTTGAAAAAGGAGATGGTGAAAGTGCCGTTTGA
- a CDS encoding GntR family transcriptional regulator, producing the protein MAVYQRPPKLSESIAQQLKDDIIKGIYLPGERLKIIEIAKRFGVSQTSVREALKILEKSDLVSESPHKGYVVTNLTLDELVDIWTIKEKLWSLAFAWFTERADKELIKDAEKWVSEFRNAYIENDLDRAFEANFAFTDVILAGCGSRKLVTLLRSIEDQVKRYRYLSLEFDDNLKVSSQYFGEIIKAIWIRDSKKVSTMIQEYIRFSQKVLKENYKYMQEKSKEKMRKEQL; encoded by the coding sequence ATGGCAGTTTATCAGAGACCTCCTAAACTTTCTGAAAGTATAGCTCAACAGTTGAAAGATGATATCATAAAGGGTATTTATCTTCCTGGAGAAAGACTTAAAATCATAGAAATAGCAAAACGTTTTGGCGTCAGTCAAACTTCTGTGAGAGAAGCATTAAAGATTTTGGAAAAATCGGATCTTGTGAGCGAGTCGCCACACAAAGGCTATGTTGTTACAAATTTGACCTTGGATGAGCTTGTAGATATATGGACCATAAAAGAAAAACTTTGGTCTCTTGCGTTTGCCTGGTTTACTGAGAGAGCGGATAAAGAATTGATTAAAGATGCGGAAAAATGGGTTTCGGAATTCAGAAATGCCTATATAGAAAATGATTTAGACAGGGCTTTTGAGGCTAATTTTGCATTTACCGATGTTATTCTGGCTGGTTGCGGTTCAAGAAAACTTGTCACACTTTTGCGTTCGATAGAAGATCAGGTAAAAAGATATAGATATTTAAGTTTAGAGTTTGATGATAATTTAAAAGTATCCTCGCAATATTTTGGTGAAATAATAAAGGCTATCTGGATTAGAGATTCAAAAAAGGTTTCTACGATGATTCAAGAATATATTCGGTTTAGCCAAAAAGTCTTGAAAGAAAATTATAAATATATGCAAGAGAAATCGAAAGAAAAAATGAGAAAAGAGCAGCTATAG
- a CDS encoding Glu/Leu/Phe/Val family dehydrogenase, which translates to MAKSLYQQALEVFGHAADVMQLDPNIRKFLERPQRTLIVEFPVVMDDGRVEMFTGYRCQHNTARGPAKGGIRYHPDVTIDEVQTLAFWMTWKCSLLNLPYGGGKGGVKVDPAKLSKHELERLSRRFFYEIANFIGEKRDIPAPDVNTNAQVMAWYVDTYTMHTGYPALGVVTGKPVEIGGSIGRNEATGRGVAVVASEACKLLDKDISKATVAVQGFGNVGSFSAKILHDDYKAKIVAVSDVSAAYYNPDGFDINDLIAYRDNNKGLINGYPKGQKITHEELLELDVDILVPAALENAITEENADRIKAKLIVEGANGPVTPAADRILVSKGIMVIPDILANAGGVTVSYFEWVQDLQSFFWDLDDVRAKLTKMMRAAFADVAETKKKYNVDFRTAAYVVAIERVAQAVKLRGIYP; encoded by the coding sequence ATGGCTAAGTCTCTATATCAGCAAGCGCTTGAGGTCTTTGGACATGCGGCAGATGTTATGCAGCTTGATCCCAATATCAGGAAATTCTTAGAGAGACCTCAGCGTACACTTATAGTTGAATTTCCAGTCGTGATGGATGATGGAAGAGTTGAGATGTTTACAGGGTATCGCTGCCAGCATAACACAGCCAGAGGCCCGGCAAAAGGAGGTATAAGATATCATCCTGATGTTACAATCGACGAGGTACAGACCCTGGCCTTCTGGATGACGTGGAAATGCTCGCTTTTGAACCTTCCATACGGCGGAGGAAAAGGCGGAGTCAAAGTGGACCCAGCCAAACTTTCAAAGCATGAGTTGGAAAGGCTTTCCAGAAGGTTTTTCTACGAAATAGCTAACTTTATAGGTGAAAAAAGAGATATCCCGGCTCCAGATGTGAACACAAATGCGCAGGTTATGGCATGGTATGTTGATACCTACACCATGCACACAGGGTATCCAGCTCTCGGTGTCGTGACAGGAAAACCGGTCGAGATAGGCGGATCTATAGGAAGAAACGAGGCCACAGGCCGTGGCGTGGCAGTTGTTGCTTCAGAGGCATGTAAATTGCTTGATAAAGATATCAGCAAAGCTACAGTTGCGGTTCAGGGTTTCGGAAATGTTGGTTCTTTCTCGGCGAAGATCCTTCATGACGATTATAAGGCCAAAATTGTCGCTGTAAGTGATGTATCGGCAGCTTATTACAATCCGGATGGATTTGACATAAACGATCTCATTGCTTACAGAGACAACAATAAAGGATTGATAAATGGTTATCCAAAAGGCCAGAAGATAACACATGAAGAGCTTCTCGAGCTTGATGTAGACATACTTGTGCCGGCTGCTCTGGAAAATGCGATTACCGAGGAAAACGCTGATAGAATAAAAGCAAAACTTATCGTTGAGGGTGCAAATGGACCGGTAACGCCTGCAGCAGATAGAATACTGGTTTCTAAGGGAATTATGGTTATACCAGACATTCTCGCTAATGCTGGCGGTGTTACTGTTTCTTACTTTGAGTGGGTACAGGATCTTCAGTCATTCTTCTGGGATTTAGATGACGTCAGGGCAAAGTTAACGAAAATGATGAGAGCCGCATTTGCTGATGTTGCAGAAACAAAGAAAAAATACAATGTTGATTTCAGAACGGCTGCTTATGTAGTGGCTATAGAAAGAGTAGCTCAGGCTGTCAAACTGAGAGGTATTTACCCATGA
- a CDS encoding flagellin → MRINHNISALNAWRSMDQTQYSMSKTLEKLSSGLRINRAGDDAAGLAISEKMRGQISGLNMAVKNAQDAISLIQTAEGALTEVHSILQRMRELAVQAASDTNTDVDRNQVQAELDQLREEIDRIARTTEFNTMKLLDGKIESFRASPDAKVVTAGNINLQLGSVSSAAVEGTYVVEVGQLNGTETSALDVKITLFTAGGSNSVIANITAGGAAIGNITFTWDTNVISLADFGGALPVGEVVDSAVARVEAAVTTASQLVFQIGANEGHNMVSGIDDMRAAALGLTSTSLDVTDQDNAERTVMVIDAAIHKVSSARAQLGAVQNRLEHTISNLGVAAENLTAAESRIRDADMAKEMMQFTKQQILIQSSMAMLAQANTQPQTVLQLMR, encoded by the coding sequence ATGAGAATTAATCACAATATCAGTGCATTGAATGCCTGGAGAAGTATGGACCAAACACAATACTCAATGAGCAAAACTCTTGAAAAACTCTCATCTGGTTTGAGAATCAACAGAGCTGGAGACGATGCAGCGGGTCTGGCAATCAGTGAAAAAATGAGAGGGCAGATATCAGGTTTAAATATGGCAGTAAAAAATGCACAGGATGCCATATCCCTGATCCAGACCGCAGAAGGTGCTTTAACAGAAGTTCATTCAATACTGCAAAGAATGAGAGAACTTGCAGTACAGGCAGCATCAGATACGAACACTGACGTAGACAGAAATCAGGTTCAAGCAGAGTTGGATCAACTTCGCGAGGAGATCGACAGAATTGCAAGAACAACCGAATTCAACACAATGAAACTTCTGGATGGAAAAATAGAAAGTTTCAGAGCAAGCCCGGATGCAAAGGTAGTCACAGCTGGAAATATCAATCTGCAACTTGGTTCAGTGAGCTCGGCGGCAGTTGAGGGCACTTATGTGGTTGAAGTTGGACAGCTCAACGGCACTGAAACAAGCGCACTTGATGTCAAGATAACACTTTTCACAGCTGGTGGAAGCAATTCTGTAATAGCGAACATTACCGCAGGCGGCGCAGCTATTGGTAATATCACATTTACGTGGGATACAAATGTTATCTCTCTTGCTGACTTTGGTGGAGCACTGCCTGTAGGCGAAGTTGTGGACAGTGCTGTGGCCAGAGTAGAAGCTGCGGTTACGACGGCAAGCCAGTTAGTCTTCCAGATAGGAGCGAATGAGGGCCATAACATGGTTTCTGGCATCGATGATATGAGAGCAGCTGCGCTTGGTTTGACAAGTACGTCGCTGGATGTTACAGATCAGGATAATGCCGAGAGGACTGTTATGGTCATAGACGCTGCTATACACAAAGTTAGCAGTGCAAGAGCCCAGCTTGGTGCTGTGCAGAACAGGCTGGAGCACACAATAAGCAACCTTGGAGTAGCAGCAGAAAACCTGACAGCAGCAGAATCCCGTATCAGAGATGCAGATATGGCAAAAGAAATGATGCAATTCACCAAACAGCAGATACTGATTCAGTCAAGTATGGCAATGTTGGCTCAAGCAAATACTCAACCACAAACTGTATTGCAGTTGATGAGATAA
- the folK gene encoding 2-amino-4-hydroxy-6-hydroxymethyldihydropteridine diphosphokinase, which yields MIVGIGIDVVKIDRVELSLSKRILGPSEQLEFESIKDKKTYLAARFAAKEAFFKAIGTGVKNYSFTDIEIIHNHAGKPLLLFHRDFYFNFAHISITHDFVAAAQIILEKRPGNVYIGVGSNLEDRLKNIQEACNLMESRKIKIIKKSSIYETDPYGVKDQPDFYNCVLEVDTDFSVEELLNMLLKIEQEMGRKREKKWGPRIIDLDILMYGNTVYKLPDLSVPHYDLINRQFVIVPLLEIKAIDHPIYGELKNFVGERRDWRLVTKNW from the coding sequence ATGATCGTTGGCATTGGGATTGATGTAGTCAAAATCGATAGAGTAGAATTGTCTTTAAGCAAAAGAATCCTCGGACCATCGGAGCAGCTGGAATTCGAATCAATTAAGGATAAGAAAACATATCTAGCTGCAAGATTCGCTGCGAAAGAAGCTTTCTTCAAAGCAATCGGAACAGGTGTGAAAAATTACTCTTTCACAGACATAGAGATTATCCACAACCATGCCGGGAAACCTCTTTTACTTTTTCACAGAGATTTTTATTTCAATTTTGCTCATATAAGCATCACACATGATTTCGTAGCTGCAGCACAGATAATACTGGAAAAGCGCCCCGGGAACGTTTATATTGGAGTGGGTTCAAATCTCGAAGATAGGTTGAAAAATATTCAAGAAGCCTGCAATTTGATGGAATCGCGCAAAATAAAAATAATAAAAAAATCCTCCATTTATGAGACAGATCCTTATGGAGTGAAAGATCAACCAGATTTCTATAATTGTGTTTTAGAAGTAGACACGGATTTTTCTGTTGAAGAATTGTTGAACATGCTTCTGAAAATAGAGCAAGAAATGGGTAGAAAGCGTGAGAAAAAATGGGGCCCAAGAATTATCGATTTGGATATCCTTATGTATGGAAATACAGTATACAAATTGCCGGATTTATCAGTTCCTCATTACGATTTGATCAACAGACAATTTGTGATAGTTCCATTGCTGGAAATTAAGGCAATAGATCATCCAATCTACGGAGAATTGAAAAATTTCGTGGGGGAAAGGAGAGACTGGAGATTAGTGACAAAGAACTGGTGA